A section of the Falco rusticolus isolate bFalRus1 chromosome Z, bFalRus1.pri, whole genome shotgun sequence genome encodes:
- the LPL gene encoding lipoprotein lipase isoform X1, with the protein MGRKAFLAAVCLCLRWVAAVGAAAAAGAEAETSFEGIESKFSLRTPAEPDEDVCYLVPGQVDSLAQCNFNHTSKTFVVIHGWTVTGMYESWVPKLVDALYKREPDSNVIVVDWLIRAQQHYPVSAAYTKLVGKDVAMFIDWMEEQFNYPLNNVHLLGYSLGAHAAGIAGSLTKKKVNRITGLDPAGPTFEYADALIRLSPDDADFVDVLHTYTRGSPDRSIGIQKPVGHIDIYPNGGGFQPGCNLGEALRLIAEKGFADVDQLVKCSHERSIHLFIDSLLYEEKPSMAYRCNTKEAFEKGLCLSCRKNRCNNLGYKVNRVRTKRNTKMYLKTRAQMPYKVFHYQVKIHFFGKTNTTKTNQPFLISLYGTLDESENIAFTLPEVSSNKTFSFLIYTEVDIGDLLMLKLQWEKDTFFSWSDWWTPFTFDIQRVRVKSGETQKKVVFCSRDGTSHLSKGEEAAIFVKCLEQPINKKREGAKKASKENSAHESA; encoded by the exons ATGGGGAGGAAGGCGTTTCTGGCTGCCGTCTGCCTCTGCCTGCGTtgggtggctgctgtgggtgcggcggccgccgccggcg CAGAAGCTGAGACCAGTTTTGAGGGAATTGAGAGCAAGTTCTCCTTACGGACGCCTGCAGAGCCCGATGAGGATGTCTGCTACCTGGTTCCTGGGCAGGTGGACAGCCTGGCACAGTGCAACTTCAACCATACCAGTAAAACCTTTGTGGTGATCCATGGGTGGACG gTGACAGGAATGTATGAAAGTTGGGTCCCGAAGCTGGTGGATGCTCTGTACAAGAGAGAACCCGATTCAAACGTCATTGTGGTGGACTGGCTAATTCGAGCTCAGCAGCACTACCCAGTGTCCGCTGCATACACTAAGCTGGTGGGAAAGGATGTTGCTATGTTTATTGACTGGATGGAG GAGCAATTCAATTATCCTCTCAACAATGTCCACTTGCTGGGGTACAGTCTAGGTGCACATGCTGCTGGGATTGCTGGGAGCCTGACCAAGAAGAAGGTGAACAGAATTACTG GGCTGGATCCAGCTGGTCCTACCTTTGAATATGCCGATGCCCTCATCCGCCTCTCACCAGATGATGCTGACTTTGTAGATGTTCTACACACTTACACTCGAGGCTCTCCAGACCGCAGCATTGGGATCCAGAAGCCTGTTGGACACATTGATATTTATCCTAATGGTGGAGGTTTCCAGCCAGGTTGCAACTTAGGAGAAGCACTCCGTCTGATCGCTGAAAAAGGCTTTGCAG atGTGGACCAGCTGGTAAAATGCTCCCATGAACGATCCATCCACCTTTTCATTGACTCCCTCCTCTATGAAGAAAAGCCCAGCATGGCCTACCGCTGCAACACAAAGGAGGCCTTTGAGAAGGGTCTCTGCCTCAGCTGTCGGAAGAACCGCTGCAATAATTTGGGTTACAAGGTCAACAGAGTGAGAACAAAGAGAAACACCAAAATGTACTTGAAGACCCGTGCTCAGATGCCTTATAAAG TCTTTCATTACCAGGTCAAGATCCATTTCTTTGGAAAGACTAATACGACCAAGACAAACCAGCCATTCCTGATCTCTCTCTATGGCACTCTAGATGAGAGTGAGAACATTGCTTTCACACT GCCTGAAGTCTCCTCAAACAAGACCTTCTCCTTCCTGATTTACACAGAGGTGGACATTGGTGACCTGCTTATGCTGAAACTGCAGTGGGAGAAAGACACTTTCTTCAGCTGGTCAGACTGGTGGACTCCTTTTACATTTGACATCCAGAGAGTCAGAGTGAAATCAGGAGAAActcagaaaaa GGTGGTGTTCTGTTCTCGAGATGGAACCTCACATCTCAGTAAGGGAGAAGAAGCAGCAATATTCGTGAAATGCTTGGAGCAGCCCATCAACAAGAAGAGAGAAGG AGCCAAGAAAGCCTCTAAAGAAAATTCTGCTCATGAATCTGCTTAA
- the LPL gene encoding lipoprotein lipase isoform X2 encodes MGRKAFLAAVCLCLRWVAAVGAAAAAGEAETSFEGIESKFSLRTPAEPDEDVCYLVPGQVDSLAQCNFNHTSKTFVVIHGWTVTGMYESWVPKLVDALYKREPDSNVIVVDWLIRAQQHYPVSAAYTKLVGKDVAMFIDWMEEQFNYPLNNVHLLGYSLGAHAAGIAGSLTKKKVNRITGLDPAGPTFEYADALIRLSPDDADFVDVLHTYTRGSPDRSIGIQKPVGHIDIYPNGGGFQPGCNLGEALRLIAEKGFADVDQLVKCSHERSIHLFIDSLLYEEKPSMAYRCNTKEAFEKGLCLSCRKNRCNNLGYKVNRVRTKRNTKMYLKTRAQMPYKVFHYQVKIHFFGKTNTTKTNQPFLISLYGTLDESENIAFTLPEVSSNKTFSFLIYTEVDIGDLLMLKLQWEKDTFFSWSDWWTPFTFDIQRVRVKSGETQKKVVFCSRDGTSHLSKGEEAAIFVKCLEQPINKKREGAKKASKENSAHESA; translated from the exons ATGGGGAGGAAGGCGTTTCTGGCTGCCGTCTGCCTCTGCCTGCGTtgggtggctgctgtgggtgcggcggccgccgccggcg AAGCTGAGACCAGTTTTGAGGGAATTGAGAGCAAGTTCTCCTTACGGACGCCTGCAGAGCCCGATGAGGATGTCTGCTACCTGGTTCCTGGGCAGGTGGACAGCCTGGCACAGTGCAACTTCAACCATACCAGTAAAACCTTTGTGGTGATCCATGGGTGGACG gTGACAGGAATGTATGAAAGTTGGGTCCCGAAGCTGGTGGATGCTCTGTACAAGAGAGAACCCGATTCAAACGTCATTGTGGTGGACTGGCTAATTCGAGCTCAGCAGCACTACCCAGTGTCCGCTGCATACACTAAGCTGGTGGGAAAGGATGTTGCTATGTTTATTGACTGGATGGAG GAGCAATTCAATTATCCTCTCAACAATGTCCACTTGCTGGGGTACAGTCTAGGTGCACATGCTGCTGGGATTGCTGGGAGCCTGACCAAGAAGAAGGTGAACAGAATTACTG GGCTGGATCCAGCTGGTCCTACCTTTGAATATGCCGATGCCCTCATCCGCCTCTCACCAGATGATGCTGACTTTGTAGATGTTCTACACACTTACACTCGAGGCTCTCCAGACCGCAGCATTGGGATCCAGAAGCCTGTTGGACACATTGATATTTATCCTAATGGTGGAGGTTTCCAGCCAGGTTGCAACTTAGGAGAAGCACTCCGTCTGATCGCTGAAAAAGGCTTTGCAG atGTGGACCAGCTGGTAAAATGCTCCCATGAACGATCCATCCACCTTTTCATTGACTCCCTCCTCTATGAAGAAAAGCCCAGCATGGCCTACCGCTGCAACACAAAGGAGGCCTTTGAGAAGGGTCTCTGCCTCAGCTGTCGGAAGAACCGCTGCAATAATTTGGGTTACAAGGTCAACAGAGTGAGAACAAAGAGAAACACCAAAATGTACTTGAAGACCCGTGCTCAGATGCCTTATAAAG TCTTTCATTACCAGGTCAAGATCCATTTCTTTGGAAAGACTAATACGACCAAGACAAACCAGCCATTCCTGATCTCTCTCTATGGCACTCTAGATGAGAGTGAGAACATTGCTTTCACACT GCCTGAAGTCTCCTCAAACAAGACCTTCTCCTTCCTGATTTACACAGAGGTGGACATTGGTGACCTGCTTATGCTGAAACTGCAGTGGGAGAAAGACACTTTCTTCAGCTGGTCAGACTGGTGGACTCCTTTTACATTTGACATCCAGAGAGTCAGAGTGAAATCAGGAGAAActcagaaaaa GGTGGTGTTCTGTTCTCGAGATGGAACCTCACATCTCAGTAAGGGAGAAGAAGCAGCAATATTCGTGAAATGCTTGGAGCAGCCCATCAACAAGAAGAGAGAAGG AGCCAAGAAAGCCTCTAAAGAAAATTCTGCTCATGAATCTGCTTAA